The region GTGCCCGGTGGGCAGGGTCTGTGGGCGTTCGGGCTGCGAGAGCACGCCGAGTTGGTGAAGGAACTCGTCGCCAAGGCACGCGCCGACCTGGCGGTGAGCCTCACCCACCTGCGCCCCAAGTCGCACCGGCCCAACCCCGGGCCGGGCCTGGAGTGCCGCGACGGCCTCAGGCTCCCGCTCGGTGTGGAAGGCGCGGGCCTGGTCGCGGACCTCCGTGAGATCAACCGGGTACTGGCCGAATTCCCGGTGGTACCGGCGCTCGAACCGCTCCAGTGGGTCCGTCGCGTACCCGCGTGCGACCCCCGGCGCGACGACTTGGAGCGCGCTGTGGCACACCTGCTCGCCGACGCCGACGCCGACGTCGCTTGCGGCGAGATCGGCATCTCCTACCCGGCCAAGTACTTCGAGGGCCCCGACGTGCACCGCTACCGCGGTTCGCTCAACGCGACGGCTGTCGACACCTCGGAACTCATGCTCGACACGATCGGCGATGTTCTCAGGCCGATCCCGGCGGAGGAACGCCTGCGTGCGCTTCGGGCCGGACACATCGACGGCTACTACGAGAACGACGAGAGCCGGAGCGACGGCATGTCCGCGTTGCAGTGGATAGCGGCCGAGGTCGACCTGGAAGGGACGCGGCACATCCTGCTCGACGGGAGTGATTCGCGCTCGGCGACGAATACCTGCGCCATGTCGACCGGGTGGTGCGCAGGGCATTCGACAGCCCGCCACCGTGGGCGTCCGCCCCGCCGCCGGCCACCGGGTCCAGTCCGCTGAGCCACCTGTTCGCCCAAGGGCTGGTCGCCGCCGAGAGCTTCACCGATCCCGCGACGTGGGAGAAGTTTCGCGAGCTGGTGGCCGAGCAGGACGAGGAGCGGGCCGCGGGTCTGGCCGGCCGTCCCGGCAGCGTGGTGTTCGCGATCCACCGCGCCGACCGCCCGCTCACGGTGGACGGGCTGTTCACCTTCGCCCGGTCGGCGCTGGTCTCGGCGTGGACCTCGCTCACCACCTACAGGATCCCCGTCCAGCTCGCCGTGATCGCCTGATCGCCTGATCGGCGGTTGAGCGCCGGTCAACCGATCGGTTGATCCGGGGTGTGGCTCGCCGTGTGATCCACCGGCCGCGGGATCCGGTGAGGCTGGGGGCATGGCAATCATCGAGGTGGTCGACCTCGTCAAGTCCTACGACGAGAAGGTCGCGGTGGGCGGGGTGTCGTTCACCGTCGACGAGGGGGAGATCTTCGGCATCCTCGGCCCGAACGGGGCGGGCAAGACGACGACCGTCGAGTGCGTCGAGGGGTTGCGCGCGGCGGATTCCGGGACGATCCGGGTCGGCGGGCTCGACCCGCGGCGGGACCGGGCGAAGGTCAGGGAGATCCTCGGGGCGCAGTTGCAGCAGAGCGAGCTGCCCGAGCGGATCCGGGTGGGCGAGGCGCTGGAGCTCTACGCGTCGTTCTACCGCGAGCCCGCCGACTGGCGCGAGCTGCTCGGCCTGCTCGGCATCGCCGACCGGGTCGACACCCAGTACCGCAAGCTGTCCGGCGGTCAGAAGCAGCGCGTCTCCATCGCGCTCGCCCTGGTCGGCCGGCCCAGGATCGCGGTGCTGGACGAGCTGACCACGGGACTGGACCCGCAGGCCCGGCGGGACACCTGGAGCCTGGTCGAACGGGTCCGCGACTCCGGGGTGACCGTCGTGCTGGTCACCCACTTCATGGAGGAGGCCGAGCGGTTGTGCGACCGGCTCGCGCTGATCGACGCCGGGAAGCTCGTCGCGGTGGACAGCCCGGCCGGGCTGGTGGCCCGGCTGGGCGGGGAGCAGACCGTGCGGTTCCGGCCGACCACGCCGATCGGCACCGAGCTGTTCGACGTGCTGCCCGAGGTCTCCTCGGTCCAGCGGCACGGCTCGCAGGTCGTGGTCACCGGCACCGGCAACCTGCTGCACGCCGTCACGTCCGTGCTGGCGCGCAACCAGGTCGTCGCCGCCGACCTGCGGATCGAGCAGGCCGGCCTGGACGACGCCTTCATCCGACTCACCGGCAAAGCCCTTTCGGAGTGACCGCCATGACGAAGATCATCTCGACCGAGTGGAAGCTGTTCCTGCGCGAGCCCGCCATGGTGGCGTTCTCGGTCTTCTTCCCGACCGTGCTGATGCTGGTGCTGGGCGCGATCCCGGCGCTGCGCACGCCCGACCCCAAGTTCGACGACCTCCGGTTCGTCGACGCCTACGGGCCCACGCTCGTCGTGATCGCGCTCGCGTTCCTGGGTCTCAACCGGCTGCCCACCGCGGTCGCCTCCTACCGGGAGAAGGGCGTGCTGCGCCGGTTCTCCACCACCCCGGTGCACCCGAGCCGCCTGCTCGTCGCGCAGGTCGCGGTGAACCTCATCGCGGGCGTGGTGTCGATCGGGCTGGTGCTGGTGGTGGGCAAGGCCGTGTTCGACATCGACCTGCCGCACAGCCCGCTGGGGTTCCTGGCCGCCTGCCTGCTCGGGATGCTGTCGCTGTCCGCGCTCGGCCTGCTGGTCGCCGCCTGGGCACCGGGCGCGGCCTCGGCCGGCGGCTGGGCGACGGTGGTGTTCATGCTGGTGATGTTCTTCGGCGGGGCCTACCTGCCGAGGTTCCTGATGCCGGACTTCCTGGTCCGCGTCGGCGAGCACCTGCCGCCGGGCGTGGGCGCGTTGCAGGCCGCGTGGCTGGGCACCGCGCCGAGCCTCGTGCACCTGGGCATCCTCGCCCTGATCACGCTGGTGGCGGGTACCGTCGCGGCGAAGTCGTTCCGCTGGGAGTAGGGGTCGTGGTGGCAGACAAGCTCGACGTGTGGGAACGCCGGCTCGGCGTCCTGGCGAACCTCATCCCGTACCTCGCCCTGCTGCTGCCCACCCTGATGTACCTGGTCCTGGTGCCCGATCCGCCGGAGCAGCGCCTGGTCACGCTCTCGATCGTCGCGGGCGCGGTCGCGTGGATGCTGTGGTGGCACACGTTGCACCCCGCCTGGCGCGCGCGGTCCGGGCTGATGGTCGTGTTCTTCCTGGGTGTCCTGGTCTTCTACGCGGTGCTGGGCCTCGACGACCCGATCTTCGGGTTCTACTCCTTCGCCGGGTACGTGTACGCGATCGACTGCCTGCACGGCCGCATGAAGTTCGTCGGGGTGCTGATCAACGCGCTGATCGCCTCCGCCTCGCTCTACGGCGGTTTCCCGTCCACCGAACCACTGGCGATCTTCACCTACGTCGTGATCACGTTCTTCATCGTGATGGTCGCGATGACGTTCACGACGCTGGGGTTCATCACCGCCGAGCAGTCCCGGCGGCGCAAGGAGATGGTGGCCGAGATGGCCGCGATGATGGAGGAGAACGCGGGCCTGCACGCCCAACTGCTCATCCAGGCGCGGGAAGCGGGCGTGCTGGACGAGCGGCAGCGGCTGGCGGGAGAGATCCACGACACCCTCGCCCAGGGGTTCACCGGCATCATCACCCAGCTCCAGGCCGTGGACGAGCCGTCCCGGCGGGTGGACACGGCGCTGCGGCTGGCCCGGGAGAACCTCGCCGAGGCCCGCCGCTCGGTGCACGCGCTGCGCCCACCCGCGCTGGAGGACGCCAACCTGCCGGACGCGCTGGTCGAGGTCGCGTCGGGCTGGACCGACCAGACCGGCGTGCCCGCCTCGGTCGCCACGACCGGCGCGGCCCGCCCGTTGCACCCCGAGGTGGAGGTGGCCCTGTTGCGCACCGCGCAGGAAGCACTGTCCAACGTGGCCAAGCACGCGTCCGCGTCACGGGTCGGGCTCACGTTGTCCTACATGGAGGACGTGGTGACGCTCGACGTGCGCGACGACGGCACCGGGTTCGACCCCGGCCGCGAGACCGAGGGCTACGGTCTGGTCGGGATGCGCCAGCGGGTGTCCCGGCTGGCCGGGGCGCTCGCCGTCGAGTCGGAACCCGGTGCGGGCACCGCGGTGTCGGCGTCGGTGCCCGCGATCCCGGCAGAGGTGGCCCGGTGATCCGGGTGGTGATCGTGGACGACCACCCGGTGGTGCGCGACGGGCTGCGCGGGATGCTCGCCGCGGCCGGCGACGTGGACGTGGTGGGCGAGGCGGCGGACGGCGCGGAGGCCGAAGCCGTGGTGCGGGCCAAGAACCCGGACGTCGTGCTGATGGACCTGCGGATGCCGGGCGTGGACGGGGTGACCGCGATCGGCCGGCTGCGCGACTTCCCGGCGCGGGTGCTGGTGCTCACCACCTACGACACCGACAGCGACGTGCTGCCCGCGATCAAGGCCGGCGCGACCGGGTACCTGCTCAAGGACACGCCGCGCGAGGAGCTGTTCCGGGCGGTGCGGTCGGCTGCGCGCGGCGAGGCGGTGCTGTCGCCGTCGGTGGCCACCAGGCTGGTCGGGCAGGTGCGGGCGCCGACCGCGGAACCGTTGAGCGAGCGGGAGGTCGAGGTGCTCGGCCTGATCGCGCGCGGCTGCACGAACCGGGAGGCGGCGGTGCGGCTGTTCATCAGCGAGGCCACCGTGAAGACGCACCTGGTGCACGTCTACGCGAAACTCGGCGTGAAGGACCGAGCGTCGGCGGTGGCCGAGGCGTACGAACGGGGCTTGCTGGGCGGCGTGTGACGTACCCTCCACGTCGTGATCGAGTCCGTTGTCCAGCCGGATCTGGTGCTGGCGCTGCACGACGCCGTCCGGCGCGGAGCTGCCGGACGAGGTGGACCACGCAGCGGCGATCGCGTCCTGCGTGTCGAAGGAGCCGCGCCGGTCGGACTACGCGATCCCGGACGAGCAGGGCGACACGTACGTGGCCGAACGCGCCGGGCCCGAACCGGTCTGGACGGAGCTGTCCACCGACGACACCGTGCGCCCGGTGTACGAAGCGGGCCCGGAGCACGACGAGCCGAGCCCCACCGACCTGGTCCGCGGCACGAGCCCGTGCGGCCGGCTGACCCCCTGTCGCCGGCGGAGAAGTAGCAGTACTGCGACGCGCTACGCGCCACACACAGCCGGCGTGTTCCCTGGAGTTGTTGGCGCAACGGGCCGCCACGCATCCCGCCGCCGTTGAGGAAGATCAGCGCCAGGGGGGTCCTCCTTGTGGATCGGGGTGTCGGTGGCCGACAGCGGCAGGCCGGCGCCGCCGCGCCGCGCGGCGATCAGTTCGGCGACGATGGACACCGCCGTCTCCTCGGGTGTGCGCGCGCCGAGGTCCAGGCCGATCGGTGACCGCAGGCGGGCGATCTCGGTGTCCGACAAGCCTTCCTCGCGCAGCCGGGCCAGGCGCTCCAGATGGGTGCGCCGGGATCCCAGCGCGCCGACGAAACCCAGCGGCCGGCGCAGTGCCTCGGCCAGCAGCGGGATGTCGAACTTCGGGTCGTGGGTCAACACGCACACCGCCGTGGACGGGTCGGTGCGGGTCGCCGCCAGGTACCGGTGCGGCCAGTCGACCACGACCTCGTCGGCGGCCGGGAACCGTTGCGGGGTGGCGAAGACGGGCCGCGCGTCGCACACCGTGACGTGGTAGCCGAGGAACTTGCCCTGCTGGGCCAGCGCCGCCGCGAAGTCGATCGCGCCGAACACCAGCATCCGCGGTGCCGCACCCCACGCCTCCACGAACACACCACCCACAATGGACGAGCGGGAAACCGCGTGCTCCGGCAGCGAGATCGAGCACGTTCCCGTCGCGAGGTCCCGGCTCAACACCACGGGACGGCCACGCGCCGCCGCCCGCAGCGCCGCCCGGATCTCCGGCGTCACGACCTGGACGAACACCTCCAGCTCACCGCCACACGTCAAGCCGACCGCGAACGCGTCCTGCGCCGAATACCCGAACCGGGCGCGCTGCGGCCGCCCGTCGGCCAGCACGGACAGCGCCAGCTCGTACACCGCGCCCTCGACGCACCCGCCGGACACGCTGCCCACCACGCGCCCGTCCGGGTGCACGGCCAACGCCGCACCGACCTCGCGGGGCGCGCTGCCCCGCACGGCCACGACCGACGCCACCGCGTACGGCCCGTTCCAGTCCGCCACCGCGGACGCCAGATCGCGCACCGAACACCTCCCTAGCGCAGGACCGCGGTGACGCCCTCGACCTCGAAGCAGAGTACGAACATCCCCACGATGACCGTCATCCGCCGGTCGCCGCCGCCCGTCCCGCGCGACTAGTAGTCGACCCGGTCGGCCCGGGAGAGCCACGCCGTGAACGGCGCGTTGTCGGCACCGGTGGAGATCTGGTGCACGGGCAGGCTCCACTGGTCGCGGGGCTTGCCGAACAGCTCGTAGAACTCGCGGTCGTCGAACCCGGCCGACGCGGCGTCGTGCCGGTCGGCGGCGTAGACGACGCGGTCCACCCGCGCCCACAGCGCGGCGGACAGGCACAGCGGGCACGGCTCGCAGGACGACACCAGCACGCACCCGGGCAGCTTGAAGTCGCCGACCGCCCGGCAGGCCGCCCGGATCGCGACCACCTCGGCGTGCGCGGTCGGGTCGAGCGTGGTGGTGACCTGGTTGGTGCCGGTGGCGATCACCTGGCCGGCCCGGACGATCACCGCGCCGAACGGGCCGCCGCCGGCGGCGACGTTGCGGGTGGCCAGCTCGATCGACTCGCGCAGCCAGGTGTGGTCGGGGGACCCGGACGTGGTCATCTTCGGTTGCTCCTCTGGGGCTGCGCCTCTGGGTCTGCTCCTCCGGCGGGGCCGGGTCAGGTGCCGGTGATGTGCTCGGGCCGGACCGGCACGCGGGTCAGGGCGAGGCCGGTGGCGGCGCGGATGGCCGCCACGATCGCCGGGGTGGACGAGATGGTGGGCGGCTCGCCGACGCCGCGCACACCGTACGGGGCGTGCGGGTCGGCCAGTTCCAGCACGTCGATGCTCATCGGCGGCATGTCCAGCACGGTCGGGATCAGGTAGTCGGTGAACGACGGGTTGCGCACCTCGCCGCCGGTGGTCTGGATCTCCTCCATCACCGCCAGGCCGAGCCCCTGCGCCGAGCCGCCCTGGATCTGACCGAGCACGGCCTGCGGGTTGAGCGCCTTGCCGACGTCCTGCGCGCAGTCCAGCCCGACCACCTTGACCAGGCCCAGCTCCACGTCCACGTCGACCACCGCGCGGTGCGCGGCGAAGCCGTACTGGACGTGCGCGTCGCCCTGGCCGGTCTCCGGGTCGATCGGCTGGGTCGCCCGGTGCCGCCACTCCACGGTCTCGTCGATGACCTCGTCGCCGAGCACCGCCACCAGGTCGGAGGTGTCCCTCCCGCCGGCCAGCTTCGCCAGCTCGGCGCGCACCGCCGCGCACGCGGCCTTCACCGCGCCGCCGGTCACGTAGGTCTGGCGGGACGCCGACGTCGAGCCGCCGTTGCCGATGCTGGTGTCCATGGGCAGGATCGTCACCCGCTCCACGCCCAGTTCGGTGCGCACGATCTGCTGCATGATCGTCACCAGCCCCTGGCCGACCTCGCACGCCGCGGTGTGGGCGAGCGCGGCGGGCTCGCCGTTGATGACCTGGAGCCGGACGCGGGCCGTGGAGTAGTCGTCGTAGCCCTCGGAGAAGCAGACGTTCTTGATCCCCACCGCGTACCCGACCCCGCGCACCACGCCTTCGCCGTGCGTGGTGTTGGAGACGCCGCCGGGCATGTCCCGCAGGTCCAGCGCGGCCGGTGCCGGCGGCAAAGGCTTGTCCTTGACCAGTTTCAGCAACTGCGCGACCGGCGCGGCCGAGTCGACCACCTGCCCGGTCGGCAGCACCGAACCCTCGGCCATCGCGTTCACGACCCGCACGTCCACCGGGTCCATGCCCAGCGCCTCGGCCAGTCTGTCCATTTGGGACTCGTAGGCGAAAGCCGCCTGCACCGCGCCGAACCCGCGCATCGCGCCGCACGGCGGGTTGTTCGTGTAGACGCCCCACGCGTCGATCGACACGTTGTCCACGTCGTACGGGCCGACGCCGAGCGTGGCCGCGTTCGCCACCACGGCGGGTGTGCTGGACGCGTACGCGCCGCCGTCGAGGTAGATCTTCGCCTTGACGTACACCAGCTTCCCGGTGCGGTCCGCGCCGTGCTCGTAGTACAGCACGGCCGGGTGCCGGTGCACGTGGCCGTAGAACGACTCCTCGCGGTTGTAGACCATCTTGGTGGGCTTGCCGGTGTGCACCGCGAGCAGGCACGCGTGCACCTGCATCGACAGGTCCTCGCGCCCGCCGAACGCCCCGCCGACACCGGACAGCGTCAGCCGCACCTTCTCCAGCGGCAGCCCCAGCGCGGACGCCACCTGCGCCTGGTCGACGTGCAGCCACTGGGTGGCGATGTAGAGGTCGACGCCGCCGTCCTCGGCGGGTACCGCCAACCCCGACTCCGGCCCGAGGAACGCCTGGTCCTGCATACCGACCTCGTACCGGCCGGTGACCACGACCTCGGCCGTCGCGGAGGTGTCGCCGCGCCGGATCGGCACGTGCCGCACCAGGTTCCCGCCGGGGTGCAGCGGGGTGTCGTCCTGCGCGGTCTCCATGTCCACCACGGGCGTCAGCACGTCGTACTCGACCTTGATGCGCTTCATGGCCCGCAGCGCGGTCTCCGGGTGGTCCGCGCCGACCAGCGCGACCGGTTCCCCCTGGTAGCGCACGAGGTCCACGGCGAGCACGGGCTGGTCCTTGTGCTCCAGGCCGTACAGGTTGCGCCCCGGCACGTCCTGGTGGGTCAGCACCGCGTACACGCCGGGCACCTTGAGCGCCTCGGTCAGGTCGACGGAGAGGATCCGCGCGTGCGGGTGCGGGCTGCGCAGGGTCGCGCCCCAGATCATGTCCTCGTGCCACAGGTCCGAGGCGTAGGCGTACTCGCCGCGCACCTTGAGGTTGCCGTCCGGGCGCTGCGGGCTCGTGCCGACACCGCCGGACACGGACGAGGTGAGTTCGGCCGGGGTCAGGCTCATCGGGCCGCCTCCTTCAGTCGGGTGCTCGCGGCCCGCAGCTCGCGGGCCAGTTCGGCGTCGGCCGCGGTGCGCAACTCGCCGTCCGCCACCACGGTCCGGCCGCCGACCAGCAGCAGCTTCAGCTCCGGCGTCGGCCCGAGCACCAGCGCGGCCACCGGGTCGTCGATGCCGGCGTGCGCCAGGCCGTCCAGCCGCCACACGGCCAGGTCGGCGAGCTTGCCCGGCTCGACCGAGCCGATCTCGGCCGCCCGGCCCAGGCACCGCGCCCCGCCCATGGTGCCCAGCCACAGCGCGCGCCGGACGTCCAGCGCGCGCGGCCCGCCGCGCTGCCGGGCCTGGAGCAGCGCCTGGCGCAGCTCCTCGACCAGGCCGCCGGACTCGTTGGACGCCGCGCCGTCCACGCCCAGCCCGACCGGCGCGCCCGCGTCGAGCAGGTCGCGGACCGGGGCGGTGCCGGTGCCCAGCCGGCCGTTGGACGTGGGGCAGTGCGCCGAGCCGGTGCCGGTCGCGCCGAGCTTGCGCACCGCGTCCTGGCTCAGGTGCACGGTGTGCGCGAGCCAGACGTCCTCGCCCAGCCAGCCGGTGCGCTCGGCGTACTCGGTCGGCGAGCAGCCGTGCTCGGCCTGGCACTGGTCCTCCTCGTCGAGCGTCTCGGCGAGGTGGGTGTGCAGCCGGACGCCCTTGCGCCGGGCCAGTTCCGCCGCGCCGGACATCAGCTCGGGGCTGACCGAGAACGGCGAGCACGGCCCGACCGCGACCCGCAGGACCGAGTCCGGCGACGGGTCGTGGTGCGCGTCGATCGCCTTCTCCGTCGCGACCAGCGCGGTGTCGGTGTCCTCGACGAGGTCGTCCGGCGGCAGCCCGCCGTGCGAGCGGCCCCGGTCCATCGAGCCGCGCACGGCGTGCAGCCGGAGGCCGATCCGGCGGCCCGCGCCCACCAGCGCCTCGAACTGGTCGCCGCCGGCCCGCGGGAAGACGTAGTGGTGGTCGGCGGCGGTCGTGCAGCCGGTGGTGGCCAGCCGCGCCAGGCCCGCCGACGCGGCGGCGTGCGTGATCTCCGCGTCCAGGCCGCGCCACACCGGGTACAGCGTGGTCAGCCACTCGAACAGGGTGGCGTCCTGGGCCAGGCCGCGGGTCGCCCACTGGTAGAGGTGGTGGTGGGTGTTGACCAGGCCGGGCGTGACCAGGCAGCCGCTGCCGTCGACCCAGGTGTGCGGACCGGTCGGCCGGGGGGCCTGGCCGGGGCCGACGGCGGTGATCCGGCCGTGCTCGAACACCACGTGGCCGAACGCGTGCTCGGTGCCGGCTTCGTCCATCGTGGACACCGCGACGCCGTCGAGGACGGTGGGGGTCACCGCCGCGCCTTCCGCGCCGCGAGCCGCACCGCGTCCAGGATCTTCTCGTAACCGGTGCAGCGGCACAGGTTCCCGGCCAGCGCCTCCCGGATCTCCGGGTCGCTCGGCTCGGGCACCCGCTCGACCAGGTCGTGCGCCGCGACCACCAGGCCGGGCGTGCAGAACCCGCACTGCACCGCGCCCGCCTCGACGAACGCCTCCTGCACCGGGTCGAGCCCGCCGGCCGGTGCGAGGCCCTCGACCGTGCGCACCTCGCGGTCCTGCGCCTGGCCCGCGGCGACCAGGCAGGAGCACACCGGCACGCCGTCGAGGTAGACCGTGCACGAGCCGCACTCGCCCTGCTCGCAGGCGTTCTTGGAGCCGGGCAGGCCCAGCCGCTCGCGCAGCACGAACAGCAGGCTCTCGCCCTCCCAGACGTCGTCGGCCCGGCGCTGCTCCCCGTTGACCGTCACGTTCACGCGCATGGCTTCAGGCGACCTTCCCGGTGTAGTCCTGCCACGCCCAGCCCAGCGTGCGGCGGGCCAGCACGGCCAGGGCGTGCCTGCGGTACGCGGCGGACCCGCGCACGTCGTCGATCGGGCTCGCGGCCCGTGCCGCCAGCTCCCCGAACCGCCGTTTGACCGAGTCGAGCAGCGGTCTGGGCGATTCCCACTGGTCGGTGGCGGTCAGCTCGCCGGAGAGGAACTCCTCGGCCTCGGCGGCCCGGCGCGGCGTCGGCGCGGAACTGCCCACGGCCGCCCTGACCAGGCCCTGACCGGGGTGCAGGGCGACCGCGAAGGAGCACACCGCGATCACCATCGCGTTGCGCGTGCCCACCTTGGCGAACTGCTGCGGGGCTCCGGTCTCGGGCAGGTGGACGGCCGCGATCAGCTCGTCCGGTTCCAGCGCGCTGCGCTTCACGCCGAGGTAGAAGCCGGTGGCCGGGATCAGCCGCCGGCCCCGGGCGGACACCACCTCGACCACGGCGTCCGAGGTCAGCAGCACCGGGTGGGTGTCACCGGCGGGTGAGGCCGCGCCCAGGTTGCCGCCGACCGTGCCGCGGTTGCGGATCTGCGGCGAGCCGACCGTGCGCGACGCCATCGCCAGGCCCGGCAGGCGGTCGCCCAGCTCGGTGATGATCCGGGTGTACGGCACGCCCGCGCCGATCCGCACCACGCCGTCGGCCACCGACCACTCGCGCAGCTCGGCGATCCGGGTCAGGTCCAGCAGCGCGTCCGGGCGTCGGTGGTCGAAGTTCAGCTCCACCATCACGTCCGTGCCGCCCGCGATCGGCACGGCAGCCGGCCGCTCGGCCTTGAGCGCCACCGCCTCGGCGAGGGTGTCGGGTCGAAGGAAGTCCATCAGCTACCTCGGTAGGTGGAGTACGCGAACGGGGACAGCAGCAGCGGCACGTGGTGGTGCTCGCCGGGGTCGGTGACCCGGAAGGTCAGCACCACCTCCGGGAAGAACGGGGCCACCTCCCCGGTGTCGAACACCAGCCGGTAGACCCCGGCGGCGTCGGACGGCCAGCCGGTGATCCGGCCGTCCGGCCCGGTGACGTCCCGCGCGACGGTCGCGCCGCCGTGCTCCAGGCGGACCCGCAGGCCGGCGGCGGGCCGACCCCGCGCGGCGTCGAGCACGTGGGTGCTGATCGTCACTCGTCCTCCCTCGGTGTGTGAGCCAGTACACAGAGCGGGCCGGCTGTTCGGCTACGGCTGCGGCGCATGAATCCCAGGCTCCTCCGGCGAGTGGATTTGTGCTTTCCTACAAACACGATCGGACGAAGGTGGACCGCCCGGACGACGTCGAGGAGGTGCGCTGTGCTGGTTCGCGATCTGCTGCGGATGCCCGAGCTGCGGCTGCGCCTCACCGTCGGCGAGCAGTGGCTGGACCGGCCCGTGACCAGGCTCTACGGCACCGAGCTGCCCAACCCGGCGCGCTACCTGGCCGGCGGTGAGCTGGTCGTGTCCGGGCTGCTGTGGTACCGCTCGGCGGCCGACTGCGAGACGTTCGCGGCGGCGCTCGCGGAAGGTGGCGCGGCCGGGCTCGCGGCCAGCACGCCGGTCGTCGGCAAGCTGCCCGAGGCCCTGGTCGAGGCGTGCCGGCGACACCGGATCCCGCTGCTGGAGGTGCCGGTCGACCTGTCGTTCGCGCTGATCACCGAGCGGGTCGTGCTGGAACTGGCCGCCGAGCGGGTCGGCGACGCGGGCGCGCAGCTCGGCCGGCACCGGCGGCTGCTGACCGTGGTCGCCGGCGGCGGCGGCCTGGACGAACTGCTCGCCGCCGGCTCCGCCGAACTGGGCGCGGCCTGCCGGGTGCTGTCCACCACCGGCCACGTCGTGGCCGGCCCAGCCCTGCCCGGCCCAGCCCTGCCCGGTGCTGCCCCGTCCGGCGCCGCCCTGCCCGGTGCCGGCCCGTCCGGTGCCGTCCCGTCCGACGCCGCCGCGCTGGTCCGGGAATTCCTCCAGGCCGACCGGCTGCCCAAGGTCGCCCGCCGCACCACCCTGCTCCCCGTGGCCGAGCGCGGCGGGTCGCGGCTGGCCACCTGGATCCTGGCCGTCGAGGGCGACCGGGCGCACGACGAGGTCGCGGCCGAGCTGGCCAGCCTGGTCGGCGTCGAGCGGGCCCGGGTCGTACAGGGCAGGCGGATCGAGAACCGCGCCGCCGGCCCCCTGCTGCGCGAGCTGCTCAGCGGCACCGGTGACCTCACCGCCCGCACCGCCGCCGTCGGCTGGGACGCCGACACGGCGCTGCGGGTCCTCGTCGCCTCCGCCTCGGACGGCCGGGTGGACGCGCTGGCGGCACTGGTCGCCGAGGTGCTGGCCCCCGTGACCCCGCACGCCCTGGTCGGCGCGGTCGACGGCGAGGTGTACGCGGTCGCGCCCTCGGCGGCGATCGCCCCCACGGCGATGGGCGTTTCGTCGGCGGCGGACGGATCTTCGCCGGCCGGTGGGTCGCTGGCCGGTGGGTCTCCGCCGGTGGGCTGGGCCGAGCCGGTGCGGGCCGCGTTGCGGGCCGTCGAACCCGGTCTGGGCGGTACGCGGGTGCTGGTGGGCATCTCGTCGCCGGTCGCCGCGACCGGTCTGCGCGGTGCGGCGGAGGAAGCGGCGCACGCGCGTCGGTTGGGCGAGCGGCGGGCCGGGCGCACGTGCGTGGTGGCGGGGGAGGAGATCGCGCTGCACCAGCTCCTGCTCGCGGGCGTCCCCGAGGAGCTGCGCGGCTCGTTGCGCCGGCGGGTGCTCGGGCCGGTGCTGGACTACGACGCCGAACACGGCACCGACCTGGTCGGCACGCTCCGGGTGTTCCTCGACCGCTCCGGCTCGTGGACGGCCGCCGCCGGCCAGTTGCACGTGCACGTCAACACGTTGCGCTACCGGATGGGCCGGGTGGAGGACCTGCTGGGCGTGGACCTGGCGGACTTCACCGTCCGCGTGGACCTGTACCTGGCCCTGCAAGCGGGGTGATACTGGAGCCATGGCCCCCTGGGGCAACCTCGCGCTGTTCGCGGCCGCCGCCCTCGCGCCGTCCGCGCTGTACTGGGCCGCGCTCCGGGTCCCCCGCGTCGTCGGCCGGCTCCGCCGAGAACCCGCTGCGCCGCAGGGGCTTCCCATCGAACGCCTGGCAGCGGACCTGAGGCGGGTGCGCGCGGCGCTCGCGCGAGTCGAGCCGGGCACGCC is a window of Saccharothrix espanaensis DSM 44229 DNA encoding:
- a CDS encoding DUF6119 family protein — protein: MDRSFGIDFAVRVVDDDAIRQLTRWALRSKARVDRNIVPGGQGLWAFGLREHAELVKELVAKARADLAVSLTHLRPKSHRPNPGPGLECRDGLRLPLGVEGAGLVADLREINRVLAEFPVVPALEPLQWVRRVPACDPRRDDLERAVAHLLADADADVACGEIGISYPAKYFEGPDVHRYRGSLNATAVDTSELMLDTIGDVLRPIPAEERLRALRAGHIDGYYENDESRSDGMSALQWIAAEVDLEGTRHILLDGSDSRSATNTCAMSTGWCAGHSTARHRGRPPRRRPPGPVR
- a CDS encoding DUF6119 family protein; its protein translation is MRRAFDSPPPWASAPPPATGSSPLSHLFAQGLVAAESFTDPATWEKFRELVAEQDEERAAGLAGRPGSVVFAIHRADRPLTVDGLFTFARSALVSAWTSLTTYRIPVQLAVIA
- a CDS encoding ABC transporter ATP-binding protein, giving the protein MAIIEVVDLVKSYDEKVAVGGVSFTVDEGEIFGILGPNGAGKTTTVECVEGLRAADSGTIRVGGLDPRRDRAKVREILGAQLQQSELPERIRVGEALELYASFYREPADWRELLGLLGIADRVDTQYRKLSGGQKQRVSIALALVGRPRIAVLDELTTGLDPQARRDTWSLVERVRDSGVTVVLVTHFMEEAERLCDRLALIDAGKLVAVDSPAGLVARLGGEQTVRFRPTTPIGTELFDVLPEVSSVQRHGSQVVVTGTGNLLHAVTSVLARNQVVAADLRIEQAGLDDAFIRLTGKALSE
- a CDS encoding ABC transporter permease, with the translated sequence MTKIISTEWKLFLREPAMVAFSVFFPTVLMLVLGAIPALRTPDPKFDDLRFVDAYGPTLVVIALAFLGLNRLPTAVASYREKGVLRRFSTTPVHPSRLLVAQVAVNLIAGVVSIGLVLVVGKAVFDIDLPHSPLGFLAACLLGMLSLSALGLLVAAWAPGAASAGGWATVVFMLVMFFGGAYLPRFLMPDFLVRVGEHLPPGVGALQAAWLGTAPSLVHLGILALITLVAGTVAAKSFRWE
- a CDS encoding sensor histidine kinase, with product MVADKLDVWERRLGVLANLIPYLALLLPTLMYLVLVPDPPEQRLVTLSIVAGAVAWMLWWHTLHPAWRARSGLMVVFFLGVLVFYAVLGLDDPIFGFYSFAGYVYAIDCLHGRMKFVGVLINALIASASLYGGFPSTEPLAIFTYVVITFFIVMVAMTFTTLGFITAEQSRRRKEMVAEMAAMMEENAGLHAQLLIQAREAGVLDERQRLAGEIHDTLAQGFTGIITQLQAVDEPSRRVDTALRLARENLAEARRSVHALRPPALEDANLPDALVEVASGWTDQTGVPASVATTGAARPLHPEVEVALLRTAQEALSNVAKHASASRVGLTLSYMEDVVTLDVRDDGTGFDPGRETEGYGLVGMRQRVSRLAGALAVESEPGAGTAVSASVPAIPAEVAR
- a CDS encoding response regulator, translated to MIRVVIVDDHPVVRDGLRGMLAAAGDVDVVGEAADGAEAEAVVRAKNPDVVLMDLRMPGVDGVTAIGRLRDFPARVLVLTTYDTDSDVLPAIKAGATGYLLKDTPREELFRAVRSAARGEAVLSPSVATRLVGQVRAPTAEPLSEREVEVLGLIARGCTNREAAVRLFISEATVKTHLVHVYAKLGVKDRASAVAEAYERGLLGGV
- a CDS encoding XdhC family protein — protein: MRDLASAVADWNGPYAVASVVAVRGSAPREVGAALAVHPDGRVVGSVSGGCVEGAVYELALSVLADGRPQRARFGYSAQDAFAVGLTCGGELEVFVQVVTPEIRAALRAAARGRPVVLSRDLATGTCSISLPEHAVSRSSIVGGVFVEAWGAAPRMLVFGAIDFAAALAQQGKFLGYHVTVCDARPVFATPQRFPAADEVVVDWPHRYLAATRTDPSTAVCVLTHDPKFDIPLLAEALRRPLGFVGALGSRRTHLERLARLREEGLSDTEIARLRSPIGLDLGARTPEETAVSIVAELIAARRGGAGLPLSATDTPIHKEDPPGADLPQRRRDAWRPVAPTTPGNTPAVCGA